ATTTCCTGAGCCGCACCAGGAACAAACACCCGTTCGACAAGCTGCTGGGTAAGACGTACAAACTCGACGACATCAACAAGGCATTCGAGGAGCAGGACAAGGGCCTGGTTACCCGCTCCGCCATCGTACCGTAGCGGCAAGAAAAGGTAATCACCCTCACCTAGCCTCTCCCCTCAAGAAAGAGGCGCCCCGATATATCGGGGCCGGGGTTTTAGGGGTGTCCCCTAAATTAATATACATGTCCCTCAACGTATGGGGGACTAACAGGGGGTTCGGATGCTGTTTCCCCCTTTCAAGGGTATCAGAAGGGGGTTGATTCAAATCGATTGTCTGCCCCCTTGTCGAATGTGGTACAATCTTACAAACTTTATAGGAGCTGCTGTATGCCGAACGGATATGAAATCAACGAGATGGCCAAAGAAGAATCCTGGCGCATGTTCCGCATCATGGGCGAGATGGTCGAGGGATTCGACAGGCTTTCCGGCGTGGAACCGGCCGTGAGCGTCTACGGCTCGGCACGGGTGAAACCGGACGACGACGTATACAGGGATACCGAAGATATAGCTTTCAGGCTGGGGAATATGGGGTTTTCTATCATCACCGGCGGCGGTCCCGGCGTGATGGAGGCGGCCAACAAAGGGGCGGCCAGGGCCGGGGTAACGTCGGTGGGACTCAACATCGAACTGCCCGAGGAACAGTCGGCCAACAAATACGCTACAAAGACGCTGACCTTCCATCACTTCTTCGTGCGCAAGGTCATGCTGGTGAAATACGCCACCGCCTTCGTGATAATGCCGGGCGGTCTGGGAACGATGGACGAGCTGACAGAGGTGCTGACCCTGATGCAGACCCACAAGATAAAGCCATTCCCGGTGATTCTGTTCAATTCGACGTACTGGGAAGGATTGTTAACCTGGTTTAAAAATATCGTCCTGCCGAAAGGGATGATCTACGAGAAGGACTTCAACCTGCTGCGCGTGAGCGATAATCCGGAAGAGGTTGCGCAGACGGTTCAGAACTGGTACCTCAAACAGGAGATCATGGGTAAAAAGGCCCTGGCGCGGATATCGTAGCGGCATCGCGCCCGAAACGCGAGCGATTAATCGAGAACAACCTCATCCTGATACTGCGGCACCGAGACGTTCCACCCCATCTTGTCCTTAATCGACCCGGCAAAACTCATGGCAGCCTCCTCCTCCCCATGCGTTACAAATACCCCCCTGGGCCTGTTCTTCACAGCCGACAGCCAGCGCAGTAGCTCGTCCCTGTCTGCATGCGCCGAGAAGCCGTTCACCTGAACGATCCTGGCCTTGACCTTGTACTTCTGACCCAGGATTCGAACCACCTTTGAGCCGTCGACGATCTGCCGTCCCAGCGTGCCCACCGCCTGGTAGCCGACGAACAGTATCGTGCTCTCACGCCGC
This sequence is a window from Dehalococcoidia bacterium. Protein-coding genes within it:
- a CDS encoding TIGR00730 family Rossman fold protein, with translation MPNGYEINEMAKEESWRMFRIMGEMVEGFDRLSGVEPAVSVYGSARVKPDDDVYRDTEDIAFRLGNMGFSIITGGGPGVMEAANKGAARAGVTSVGLNIELPEEQSANKYATKTLTFHHFFVRKVMLVKYATAFVIMPGGLGTMDELTEVLTLMQTHKIKPFPVILFNSTYWEGLLTWFKNIVLPKGMIYEKDFNLLRVSDNPEEVAQTVQNWYLKQEIMGKKALARIS